DNA from Kitasatospora herbaricolor:
CGATTCAACCTGGAGACACGGTGCTGCCCAACCCGGACATGCGGGACGCCCAGCCGGACACCACCGCAGCGGAGGGCACGGTGTCGGACGAGCCGGTGGGTGCGCGCCCGCGCCGGCGCCGCCGGACGGCCCTGCTGGCTCTGCTGGTCGCCCTGCCGGCGCCGCTGGTCGCCGCGGGGCAGCCCGCCTCGGCCGAGCCGCACCGTCGGATCGTCGGCGGAACGGCCACCGTGACCGGGGAGCACCCCTGGGTGGTGGCGCTGTCCAGCCGGCAGCAGTTCGGGGCCGGCCGCTCGGGCCAGTTCTGCGGCGGAGCCCTGGTCACCCCCACCAAGGTGGTGACGGCCGCGCACTGCTTCTACGACGAGATCAAGGGCCGCCGGGTGGACCGCCCGGGGCTGCGGGTCCTGGTCGGCCGGGACGACCTGCGGGGCTCGGCGGGCCGGGAGGTGGAGGTCGAGAACATCTGGCTCCATCCCGACTACTCCTTCGTCGCCAACATGAACGACGTCGCGGTGCTCACGCTCGCCGCACCGCAGACCGACCGGCCGGTGATCGATCTGGTCGGCCAGGGCGAGACGGAGCCGTACGCCGTCGGCACCCGTGCCCAGGTCTACGGCTGGGGCGACACGGTCGGGGACGGTCACTACTCGTCCACGCTCCGTGGCGTGGAGGTCCCGATCGTGGCGGACGAGACCTGCGCCCACGCCTATCCGGGCGGCCCGGACGGGCACTTCGACGCCCGCGGCATGGTGTGCGCAGGTGAGGCCGAAGGGGGCCGGGACGCCTGCCAGGGCGACAGCGGCGGTCCGCTGGTGGTCGCCGGACGACTGGCGGGCCTGGTGTCCTGGGGCACAGGCTGCGCGGAGGCGGCCCATCCGGGCGTCTACACCAGGATCGGCGCGGTGGCCGACGCGGTGCGCGGCCGTCTGTGATCACCCGGTCGCTCCGGGTGGTCGCAGGCGAACGCCCGCGGGTGGCAAGGGGCGAGGGCCCGCCGGGGAAGGGCGGCGGGCGCCAGCCCCGCGGGGGACGCGCAGTGAGCGCCGCCCGACACAGCGTCAGAGCGTAGTCGCCGGATCACTCGCGGTCGCGGGATGGGGGAGCCGGCGAACGCGAAAGCCGGACGACCGGCCCCTGGCTGGGGCCTGTCGTCCGGCTCGTCCGACCGTGGGGTCGGTGCGGTCCGATGCGGGTTCGTCGGTGGAGCGCCGGGGTCAGCGCTCGTCGTCGGAAGCCGTGGCGGTTGCCGTGGTCGTGAGACGACCGCTCTCGTCCTGTATCTCGACGGCGATCTTCTTGAGCTCAGGCTCGAACTTCCGCCCGTGGTGGGCGCAGAAGAGCAGCTCTCCGCCGCTCGCGAGTACGACGCGCAGGTAAGCCTGGGCGCCGCAGCGGTCGCAGCGGTCTGCCGCGGTCAGCGGGCTCGCAGGTGTCAGAACAGTAGTCACGTCGCCTCTTCTCTAGCTCGACGAGCTGTCGTACCAGGGTCAACATCCAACCAGGCCGAAAACGTTCCCGCTCGTGGCTTTTCTTCTTTGAGGATTCTGCTTGTGTTGATGAGGACGTGCCCCGGGGGCCGGTGGTTCATGCGTACCGGTTCCCAGGATCCGCCCGCGGGTCGAACGCCCGATCGGACCGGGGGTCGAGGTCCGCGTAGCATAATCCTCTGCTGGGTTGGAGCATAAGCCCCGTCCCGGCCACCGGTAGCCTGCATCTCGGCAGTTCCAGAGCCTGCGCTCGTCCCCACGGTCCGCCAGGACCGCTGATACCGGGAGGAGATGGCACTCCGCTGCTCCGTTTCAACCGGAAGTCGTGTTCGCGCAGCGCGTACAGGCTGCGCGGGCCGGGCCCGGCGTGCAAGGGCCCCCGGCGGGGCGTGTGCGTACCGAGCGGAGGGGAGCGCACACGGAGTGGAACGGCTGTCGGTCCGGTGTGATGCACTGGCCGGGCCCGGATGTGACCGACGAGACAGAACTTCACCGAGGAGAGCGCCGCGTGAGCGAGCGGAGCGAGCGAACCAGCAACAGGTGTGCGTTGCGGCAGGTGCCTGCCGAGGGCATCGGGGCACGGGCATGAGCGCCGGGAAGAACGCCTCGGCCGCCCTGCTGTCCGGGGACGACGGGTCCAACTACACCGCTCGGCATCTGCTCGTCCTGGAGGGCCTGGAGGCGGTCCGCAAGCGCCCGGGCATGTACATCGGGTCGACGGACAGCCGTGGCCTCATGCACTGCCTGTGGGAGATCATCGACAACTCCGTCGACGAGGCCCTCGGCGGCCACTGCGACCGCATCGAGGTCGTCCTGCACGACGACTCCTCGGTGGAGGTCCGCGACAACGGCCGCGGCATCCCTGTCGACGTGGAGCCCAAGACCGGCCTGTCCGGCGTCGAGGTCGTGATGACCAAGCTGCACGCCGGCGGCAAGTTCGGCGGCGGCTCCTACGCGGCCTCCGGCGGCCTGCACGGCGTCGGCGCCTCGGTGGTCAACGCCCTGTCGGCCCGGCTGGACGTCGAGGTGGACCGCAGCGGCCACACCCACGCGATCAGCTTCCGCCGGGGCACCCCCGGCATCTTCACCGAGCTCAGCCCGGACGCGCCGTTCGAGCCCGCCAACGGCCTGACCAAGGCCCGCAAGGTCCCCAAGGGCCGCACCGGGACCAGGATCCGCTACTGGGCCGACCGGCAGATCTTCCTCCGGGAGGCGAAGCTGTCCCTCGAAGGCCTGCACAGCCGGGCCCGGCAGACCGCCTTCCTCGTCCCCGGTCTCACCATCGTGGTCCGTGACGAGCGCTTGACGGAGAGTGAGAAGGTCGAGGAGTCGACCTTCCGCTACGACGGCGGCATCAGCGAGTTCTGCGAGTTCCTCGCCCCCGACAAGCCGGTCTGCGACGTCCTGCGGCTGCACGGCGAGGGCACCTTCAAGGAGACCGTCCCCGTCCTGGACGACCTCGGCCACATGACCCCCACCGAGGTCACCCGCACGCTCGGGGTGGACATCGCGCTGCGCTGGGGCGCCGGCTACGACACCACCCTGCGCTCCTTCGTGAACATCATCGCGACCCCCAAGGGCGGCACCCACGTCACCGGCTTCGAGCGCTCGCTGGCCAAGACGGTCAACGAGGCGCTGCGTTCGTCGAAGCTGCTGCGGGTGGCGGAGGACGACGTCACCAAGGACGACGCCACCGAGGGCCTCACCGCGGTGGTGACGGTACGGCTGGCCGAGCCGCAGTTCGAGGGGCAGACCAAGGAGGTGCTCGGCACCTCGGCGGCCAACCGGATCGTCGCGGCGGTGGTGGCCAAGGAGCTGAAGAACTTCCTGACCTCCGCCAAGAAGGACGAGAAGCTCCAGGCCCGTGCCGTCCTGGAGAAGGTCGTCGCGGCGGCCCGCACCCGGGTCGCGGCCCGCCAGCACAAGGAGGCCCAGCGCCGCAAGACCGCGCTGGAGACCTCCTCGCTCCCCGCGAAGCTGGCCGACTGCCGCAGCGACGACGTCGAGCGCAGCGAACTCTTCATCGTCGAGGGCGACTCGGCCCTCGGCACCGCGAAGCTGGCCCGCAACTCCGAGTTCCAGGCCCTGCTGCCGATCCGCGGCAAGATCCTGAACGTCCAGAAGGCCTCGGTCTCGGACATGCTCAAGAACGCCGAGTGCGCCGCCATCATCCAGGTCATAGGAGCGGGCTCGGGGCGCACCTTCGAGATCGACCAGGCCCGTTACGGCCGGGTCATCTTCATGGCCGACGCCGATGTCGACGGTTCGCACATCCGCTGCCTGCTGCTGACGCTCTTCCAGCGCTACATGCGGCCGATGGTCGAGCAGGGCCGGGTCTTCGCGGCCGTCCCGCCGCTGCACCGGATCGAGCTCACCAACCCCAAGCGCGGGCAGGAGAAGTACCACTACACCTACTCCGACGCCGAACTGCGCAGCACTCTGCTGGAGTTCCAGCGCAAGGGGCAGCGTTGGAAGGACCCGGTCCAGCGCTACAAGGGCCTCGGTGAGATGGACGCCGACCAGCTGGCGGAGACCACCATGGACCCGCGCCACCGCACCCTGCGCCGGATCAACCTCGGCGACCTGGAGCAGGCGGAGCGGATCTTCGACCTGCTGATGGGCAACGACGTCGCCCCGCGCAAGGAGTTCATCGTGGACTCCGCGGCCACCCTGGACCGCTCCCGGATCGACGCCTGAGCCGGCGGGACCGGTCGCCGGCCCCGCCGGCCGGACCGTAGCGGCACCCGCACGGCGCGGGGCTCTCCACCCCCGGGTGGAGAGCCCCGCGCCGTGTTTCAACCCCGGCTCCGATCACCCCGGGCCGCCCGCTCCGTAGCGTCGGAGAGGTCAGCAGACCTCCCCGACCGGCTACGGAGCGATTCGATGAGCGGCCTCGTCAACATCCTCGTGATCATCGCGGTGCTCGCCCTGGTGGTCCGCCGCCAGCTGTGCCCGCAGCGGATCGACACCGAGCGCCGCTTCTGGGTGGTGCCCGCGGTACTGGCGGTGATCGCCCTGCGCGACCCGGACCTGCTGGACCCGGGCCACCGGGCCGGGGCGGTCGCCCTGCTGGCCGGGTCGCTGCTGGTGGTGGCGGCGATGGGCACGGCCTGGGGCTGGACCGTCCGGATCAGCCGGGAGCCCGACGGGGGCGTCTGGGTGCGCGGCACCAGGGCCACGGCGGCCGCCTGGGGCGGCATGATCGCCGCCCGGCTGGGCCTGTTCGGTCTCGCGGCGGCCCTGCACATCCACCAGAGCACCGACGCGCTGCTGCTCAGCCTCGCCGTCCTGCTGCTGGTCAGGGGCGCCGTGGTGAACTGGAGGGCGCGCGACCTGGAGCCCGTCCGGGGCGTGCCGACGGTGGGCTGACCGGCACACCACGCGGGCCGCGTCCCGCCCCCGGCCCCGCGCCCGCCGGGGCTCCACCCGAGCCGCGAACCGGGACGACCGGTCCGGCGCGCGAACAGGAAGGCCGGCCGTTGCCCCCGCAGACCTGGACCCGCTGGCCGGCCCGCGAGGGGCCGGCCGGGGAGCCGTCGACGCCCGCCCGCCGGGCGCTCTCGCTGATCGGCCGGGGGGTCCTGGTCGGGGTGCTGGTCTGGGGCACCTTCGCACCCGGCGACCAGCACGGGTGGGGGGTGGCCGTCGCCGCTCTCGGCCTGGTCGCGGCGCTCGCCCAGGCCGCCGCCTTCCTGCGGGCCGGCCGCGAGCGGTGGCTGCGGTCCTCGCTGACGCTGGCGGCGACCCTCCTGGCCACCGCGTGGGCGGCCGATCTCGGGCAGGCCCACCTGCTGGCGAACTTCCTCCGGTGCGGTCTCGGGCTGACCGCCCTGATCCGGCTGCCGCTGGTGGCCGCCCTGCCGGTGGCGGCGCTGAGCCTCGGCTCCTACGCGCTCGCGAGCGGGGACGGCTGGCCGGCCGTCTCGGCCACGGTCGGCGGCCTCGCGCTGTTCGGCTACCTGCTGCGACTGGACGGCGAGGCCCGGGGCGCCGCCGTCCGGCTGCTCAGGCAGGAGCGCGCGGCGCGGGCGGCCGAGGCGGAGAGCGCCGCGCTCGCCGAGCGGGCCAGGATCGCCCGGGAGATCCACGACGTGCTGGCGCACAGCCTCTCCGCGCAGCTCGTGCACCTGGAGGCGGCCCGGTTGATGCTGGACGCCGGCGCGGACCGGGCCCGGGTGCGGGAGCGGGTGGTGGCCGCCCGGCGGATGGCCCGGGACGGGCTGACCGAGACCAGGCAGGCGCTCTCCGCGCTGCGCGGGGAGTTCACGCCGGTCGGCGAGTACCTGGTCGGGCTGGCCGAGGGGGAGCGCGCCGGACTCACCGTCACGGGCACGCCCCGGCCGCTCGCCGCGGAGGCCGGCCTGGCGGTGCGCCGTACGGCGCAGGAGGCGCTCACCAACGTCCGCAAGCACGCGGCCGGTGCCCGGTGCACCCTCGAACTGCGCTATCTGGAGGGCGTGGTGGAGCTGGAGGTCCGCAACGCGGCGGCCCGCGCGGCGCGCGCCGAGCAGCGCGCGGGCCAGGCCCCGGGAGCGGCTCCCGGAGCGGGCGCGGAGGAGGGTGCCGGGGCGCGCGTCGAGCCGGTCGCCGGGCTGGCGGAGAGCGGCAGCGGGTACGGTCTGCTGGGGATGCGCGAACGCGCCGAACTGCTCGGCGGCACCCTGCTGGCGGGCCCCGACGAGGGAGGATGGCGCGTGCTGCTGCGGACGCCCGGATGACGGACGACGCCTTCGGCCGCAGTGGCGGGGACGGGCCGGGCGGCGCTTCCGGGCCGGCCGGCCGGCCGACCCGGGTGCTGGTGGCCGACGACCAGACGGTGGTGCGCGAGGGGATCGTGATGCTGCTGGGGCTGCTGCCGGGAATCGAGGTGGTGGGAGCCGCCGCCGACGGTGAGGAGGCCGTCCGGCTGGTCGCGCGGTACGAGCCGGACGTCGTCCTGATGGACCTTCGGATGCCGCGCTGCGACGGCGTCGAGGCGACCCGGCGGATCCGCGCCGAGCACCCCGCCACCGAGGTGGTGATCCTGACCACCTACGCCGACGACGAGTCGCTCTTCCCCGCGCTGCAGGCCGGGGCCC
Protein-coding regions in this window:
- a CDS encoding sensor histidine kinase, with the translated sequence MPPQTWTRWPAREGPAGEPSTPARRALSLIGRGVLVGVLVWGTFAPGDQHGWGVAVAALGLVAALAQAAAFLRAGRERWLRSSLTLAATLLATAWAADLGQAHLLANFLRCGLGLTALIRLPLVAALPVAALSLGSYALASGDGWPAVSATVGGLALFGYLLRLDGEARGAAVRLLRQERAARAAEAESAALAERARIAREIHDVLAHSLSAQLVHLEAARLMLDAGADRARVRERVVAARRMARDGLTETRQALSALRGEFTPVGEYLVGLAEGERAGLTVTGTPRPLAAEAGLAVRRTAQEALTNVRKHAAGARCTLELRYLEGVVELEVRNAAARAARAEQRAGQAPGAAPGAGAEEGAGARVEPVAGLAESGSGYGLLGMRERAELLGGTLLAGPDEGGWRVLLRTPG
- a CDS encoding S1 family peptidase, with the protein product MLPNPDMRDAQPDTTAAEGTVSDEPVGARPRRRRRTALLALLVALPAPLVAAGQPASAEPHRRIVGGTATVTGEHPWVVALSSRQQFGAGRSGQFCGGALVTPTKVVTAAHCFYDEIKGRRVDRPGLRVLVGRDDLRGSAGREVEVENIWLHPDYSFVANMNDVAVLTLAAPQTDRPVIDLVGQGETEPYAVGTRAQVYGWGDTVGDGHYSSTLRGVEVPIVADETCAHAYPGGPDGHFDARGMVCAGEAEGGRDACQGDSGGPLVVAGRLAGLVSWGTGCAEAAHPGVYTRIGAVADAVRGRL
- a CDS encoding DUF7455 domain-containing protein gives rise to the protein MTTVLTPASPLTAADRCDRCGAQAYLRVVLASGGELLFCAHHGRKFEPELKKIAVEIQDESGRLTTTATATASDDER
- a CDS encoding DUF1453 family protein; this translates as MSGLVNILVIIAVLALVVRRQLCPQRIDTERRFWVVPAVLAVIALRDPDLLDPGHRAGAVALLAGSLLVVAAMGTAWGWTVRISREPDGGVWVRGTRATAAAWGGMIAARLGLFGLAAALHIHQSTDALLLSLAVLLLVRGAVVNWRARDLEPVRGVPTVG
- a CDS encoding DNA gyrase/topoisomerase IV subunit B; translation: MSAGKNASAALLSGDDGSNYTARHLLVLEGLEAVRKRPGMYIGSTDSRGLMHCLWEIIDNSVDEALGGHCDRIEVVLHDDSSVEVRDNGRGIPVDVEPKTGLSGVEVVMTKLHAGGKFGGGSYAASGGLHGVGASVVNALSARLDVEVDRSGHTHAISFRRGTPGIFTELSPDAPFEPANGLTKARKVPKGRTGTRIRYWADRQIFLREAKLSLEGLHSRARQTAFLVPGLTIVVRDERLTESEKVEESTFRYDGGISEFCEFLAPDKPVCDVLRLHGEGTFKETVPVLDDLGHMTPTEVTRTLGVDIALRWGAGYDTTLRSFVNIIATPKGGTHVTGFERSLAKTVNEALRSSKLLRVAEDDVTKDDATEGLTAVVTVRLAEPQFEGQTKEVLGTSAANRIVAAVVAKELKNFLTSAKKDEKLQARAVLEKVVAAARTRVAARQHKEAQRRKTALETSSLPAKLADCRSDDVERSELFIVEGDSALGTAKLARNSEFQALLPIRGKILNVQKASVSDMLKNAECAAIIQVIGAGSGRTFEIDQARYGRVIFMADADVDGSHIRCLLLTLFQRYMRPMVEQGRVFAAVPPLHRIELTNPKRGQEKYHYTYSDAELRSTLLEFQRKGQRWKDPVQRYKGLGEMDADQLAETTMDPRHRTLRRINLGDLEQAERIFDLLMGNDVAPRKEFIVDSAATLDRSRIDA